One window of Streptomyces sp. SUK 48 genomic DNA carries:
- a CDS encoding SchA/CurD-like domain-containing protein has protein sequence MTTTSERLSEAPARDASKRVSQSVFDGSRLRVVLLVDVFDGAQQQFLEAYEQLCNQVASVPGHVSDQLCQSIENPSQWLITSEWESAPPFLTWVNSEDHVRMVEPLHSCVRNTRSLRFHIVRETGRAYETDAAARGRLQTEVRIGDGVIRHALTFTVKPGTEDKVAKLLADYAAPEPRVDDSTRLLRTSLFMHGNRVVRAIEVRGDLLAALRHVSRSPEVRAVEEAINPYLEQDRDLNDQESARMFFTRAALPAVHHVMADDRPEGTRRALYYPAKAGHGMKLAELLAEADSAAADDPSSQVLRSTVFEREDVVVRLVDLAAEGADVDPLPGDPARVAGLRELLAGDAARMELVTDRRSPAV, from the coding sequence ATGACCACCACCTCTGAACGTCTGTCAGAAGCACCGGCGCGCGACGCGTCGAAGCGTGTCTCCCAGTCCGTGTTCGACGGCTCGCGGCTCCGGGTCGTCCTGCTGGTCGACGTCTTCGACGGCGCGCAGCAGCAGTTCCTGGAGGCGTACGAGCAGCTCTGCAACCAGGTTGCGTCGGTTCCCGGCCATGTCAGCGACCAACTCTGCCAGTCCATCGAGAATCCATCCCAATGGCTCATCACCAGCGAGTGGGAGAGCGCTCCGCCGTTCCTCACCTGGGTGAACAGCGAGGATCACGTGCGGATGGTGGAGCCGCTGCACTCCTGCGTGCGCAACACCCGCTCGCTGCGCTTCCACATCGTCCGGGAGACGGGCCGCGCCTACGAGACGGACGCGGCCGCCCGGGGCCGGCTCCAGACGGAGGTGCGCATCGGTGACGGAGTGATCCGGCACGCGCTGACCTTCACCGTGAAGCCCGGCACCGAGGACAAGGTCGCCAAGCTGCTCGCGGACTACGCGGCGCCCGAGCCGCGGGTGGACGACTCCACGCGGCTTCTGCGCACCTCGCTGTTCATGCACGGCAACCGGGTGGTGCGGGCCATCGAGGTGCGCGGCGACCTGCTGGCGGCCCTGCGCCATGTGTCGCGCTCGCCCGAGGTGCGGGCCGTGGAGGAGGCCATCAACCCCTACCTGGAGCAGGACCGGGACCTGAACGACCAGGAGTCGGCCCGGATGTTCTTCACCCGGGCGGCGCTGCCCGCCGTGCACCACGTGATGGCGGACGACCGGCCCGAGGGCACCCGGCGGGCCCTGTACTACCCGGCCAAGGCGGGCCACGGGATGAAGCTCGCGGAGCTGCTCGCCGAGGCGGACTCGGCGGCGGCCGACGACCCGTCGAGCCAGGTGCTGCGCAGCACGGTCTTCGAGCGCGAGGACGTCGTGGTGCGGCTGGTGGATCTCGCCGCCGAGGGCGCGGACGTGGACCCGCTGCCCGGGGACCCCGCGCGCGTCGCCGGGCTGCGCGAGCTGCTGGCCGGCGACGCCGCCCGCATGGAACTGGTCACCGACCGCCGCTCGCCCGCCGTCTGA
- a CDS encoding cupin domain-containing protein, with protein MIKPRPRIVDLSETEPNTRRGGDLRAMLTPATVGSTSGFMGVAIVQPGDRIGEHYHPYSEEFVYVVCGELEVDLDGEPHVLRPEQGLMIPIDMRHRFRNVGTVEARMVFHLGPLAPRPQLGHVDTEETSVIGAAAVLTEPAGAGADGGVRS; from the coding sequence GTGATCAAACCCCGTCCGAGAATCGTGGACCTCAGCGAGACCGAGCCCAACACGCGGCGCGGCGGAGATCTGCGCGCCATGCTCACCCCGGCCACGGTCGGTTCCACCAGCGGCTTCATGGGTGTGGCCATCGTGCAGCCCGGCGACCGCATCGGTGAGCACTACCACCCCTACTCCGAGGAGTTCGTCTACGTCGTCTGCGGCGAGCTGGAGGTCGACCTGGACGGCGAGCCGCACGTGCTGCGTCCGGAGCAGGGGCTGATGATCCCCATCGACATGCGCCACCGGTTCCGCAACGTCGGCACGGTGGAGGCCCGGATGGTCTTCCACCTCGGCCCGCTGGCGCCCCGCCCGCAGCTCGGGCACGTCGACACCGAGGAGACGTCCGTGATCGGGGCGGCCGCGGTGCTGACCGAGCCGGCCGGGGCGGGCGCCGACGGAGGGGTCAGGTCATGA
- a CDS encoding beta-ketoacyl-[acyl-carrier-protein] synthase family protein translates to MTRRVAVTGIGIVAPGGIGAPAFWDLLAHGRTATRGITFFDPSQLRSRIAAECDFDPAAHGLDAEQAERADRYIQFALVAGDEAVADSGLDLAREDPWRIAVSVGTAVGGTTRLENDYVLVSHGGERWDVDHERARPQLHRAFSPSTAASAVAERFGAQGPVQTVSTGCTSGLDAVGYAFHTVQEGRADICIAGASDSPISPITMACFDAIKATSPNNDDPAHASKPFDNNRDGFVMGEGGAVLVLEELEHARARGAHVYCELGGYATFGNAYHMTGLTKEGLEMARAISTALDQARLDPTAIDYVNAHGSGTRQNDRHETAAVKRALGQHAYDTPMSSIKSMVGHSLGAIGAIELVACVLSLAEQAVPPTANYETPDPECDLDYVPRTARERKLTSVLSVGSGFGGFQSAVILTRPRE, encoded by the coding sequence ATGACCCGGCGCGTGGCGGTCACCGGCATAGGCATCGTCGCCCCGGGCGGCATCGGCGCCCCCGCGTTCTGGGATCTGCTCGCGCACGGCCGGACCGCGACGCGGGGCATCACCTTCTTCGACCCCTCCCAGCTGCGCTCGCGGATCGCCGCCGAGTGCGACTTCGACCCGGCGGCGCACGGCCTGGACGCCGAGCAGGCGGAACGGGCGGACCGCTACATCCAGTTCGCCCTGGTCGCGGGCGACGAGGCGGTCGCCGACTCCGGCCTCGACCTGGCGCGGGAGGACCCCTGGCGGATCGCGGTGTCGGTGGGCACCGCGGTCGGCGGCACCACCCGCCTGGAGAACGACTACGTGCTGGTCAGCCACGGCGGCGAGCGCTGGGACGTGGACCACGAGCGGGCGCGGCCCCAGCTGCACCGGGCGTTCTCCCCGAGCACCGCGGCCTCCGCGGTGGCGGAGCGATTCGGCGCCCAGGGTCCGGTGCAGACCGTCTCCACCGGCTGCACCTCGGGCCTGGACGCCGTCGGATACGCCTTCCACACCGTCCAGGAGGGCCGGGCCGACATCTGCATAGCCGGTGCGTCGGACTCGCCCATATCCCCCATCACCATGGCGTGCTTCGACGCGATCAAGGCCACGTCACCGAACAACGACGACCCCGCGCACGCCTCCAAGCCCTTCGACAACAACCGTGACGGCTTCGTCATGGGCGAGGGCGGCGCGGTGCTCGTCCTGGAGGAGCTGGAGCACGCACGGGCCCGCGGCGCGCACGTCTACTGCGAGCTGGGCGGCTACGCGACCTTCGGCAACGCCTACCACATGACCGGTCTGACCAAGGAGGGCCTGGAGATGGCGCGGGCCATCTCGACCGCCCTCGACCAGGCCCGGCTCGACCCCACGGCGATCGACTACGTCAACGCGCACGGCTCCGGCACCCGGCAGAACGACCGCCATGAGACGGCGGCCGTCAAGCGGGCGCTCGGGCAGCACGCGTACGACACCCCGATGAGCTCCATCAAATCCATGGTGGGCCACTCCCTCGGGGCGATCGGCGCCATCGAACTGGTCGCCTGCGTGCTGTCCCTGGCCGAGCAGGCCGTACCGCCGACCGCGAACTACGAGACCCCCGACCCCGAGTGCGACCTCGACTACGTGCCGCGTACCGCCCGCGAGCGGAAGCTGACCAGCGTGCTCTCCGTGGGCAGCGGGTTCGGCGGCTTCCAGTCCGCGGTGATCCTGACCCGGCCGAGGGAGTGA